In a single window of the Branchiostoma floridae strain S238N-H82 chromosome 2, Bfl_VNyyK, whole genome shotgun sequence genome:
- the LOC118409808 gene encoding deleted in malignant brain tumors 1 protein-like → MSRTVLCPSAQLTGSRIPDPVTSTGSSMTVKLVSDHSINRKGFQANYTAEDKVCESLTADIGTFTSPNYPNNYPENHYCRYEISVTPPKAIRLTFTEFDLEDGYDRVYVYDGSTTDFAFEIGEKPTILL, encoded by the exons atgtcacgaACTGTTTTGTGCCCCTCAGCTCAGCTGACTGGGAGTAGAATCCCCGATCCTGTGACGTCAACTGGGAGCTCCATGACTGTTAAACTAGTATCCGACCACTCCATAAACCGCAAGGGATTTCAGGCCAACTATACAGCTGAAGATAAAG TTTGCGAGAGCCTAACTGCTGACATCGGGACCTTCACCAGCCCGAACTACCCAAACAACTACCCTGAAAATCACTACTGCCGGTACGAGATCTCCGTCACCCCGCCCAAGGCCATCAGACTGACCTTCACGGAGTTTGACCTTGAGGACGGCTATGACAGGGTGTATGTGTATGATGGAAGCACAACTGATTTCGCATTTGAGATAGGTGAGAAACCAACAATTCTTTTGTAA
- the LOC118409122 gene encoding blastula protease 10-like, giving the protein MQGLSRGVPNRAQFWTHRGPCPILCFGVELSVLGPKKWRDDERCGHGYLAEDGNPAECNPDGIHPCCSAHKWCGNTAAHCDCSACVDYRDSDTTVCESLTTDTGTFTSPNYPNNYPNDLTCRYEISVTPPKVIRLTFTELDLEDGHDWVYVYDGSTTYPAGEKPKILL; this is encoded by the exons ATGCAGGGACTGTCCCGAGGTGTGCCCAATCGCGCACAGTTCTGGACACACAGGGGACCTTGCCCCATACTGTGCTTTGGGGTGGAGCTTAGTGTTTTAG GTCCTAAGAAGTGGCGTGATGACGAGCGATGCGGGCACGGCTACCTTGCTGAAGAcggtaaccctgctgaatgcAACCCTGACGGGATTCACCCATGCTGCTCCGCGCACAAATGGTGCGGCAACACTGCGGCCCACTGTGACTGTTCGGCCTGTGTCGACTACAGAGACTCAGATACTACAG TTTGCGAGAGCCTAACGACTGACACCGGGACCTTCACCAGCCCGAACTACCCAAACAACTACCCTAACGATCTGACCTGCCGGTACGAGATCTCCGTCACCCCACCCAAGGTCATCAGACTGACATTCACAGAGCTTGACCTTGAGGACGGTCATGACTGGGTGTATGTGTATGATGGAAGCACAacttatcccgcaggtgagaaACCAAAAATTCTTTTGTAA
- the LOC118409806 gene encoding acetylcholine receptor subunit alpha-like, translated as MCMGIGYQNMTLPNPLDFTHTTVAQVENSTTFSNLSTLADSKCHPRVRDLVCATIVPRCESSPNLRQQLPCRSWCEEVKFSCEKLDSWSAFPSCEIFPHANCNNVKTSTTPEGEECFDGNGANYRGDEARGPVSGVGCDRWDDDPTFIAPYPWANLVDNKCRNPDAYSFSRPWCFTSSEMGLEYCDVIPCNDKGCKDPGHPTFGKRRPILKFYWPGETITYTCDKGFKFKKDSPPNKAQCVINDTTGEAYWATKRPYCEVDQTFKLQNDLLSTNVYAMAVAPTASLGIKAYVVNIINLDEKAEQIVTSFKAEYTWKDERLQWVPKEYGDLGQMFIVDDQVWKPTLTLQRNADTDYSGGFPKTEVKLESTGEVTWPITSLTTTTCTLDPFLFPHDNMTCAVCWKAGEDYTIECSNSTTHKDRDFLTCQNNAKDIIKGEWRGKATLSTINNTACLTMTLKRDPTYHYSTTISPCLILIILMIITFIMPIDKGDRIGFGVTILLSMVVSLVVVTGFLPVSSALPFIAMLIIVCMALMALFMLSTLFIIIIHDKKGPVPKWVRTLFLKNIARALLMGDLTKKLKSEEPKRPCRSNKVNYIEGHDNHSLDMPIDGASSGEDNPSLDTRNEVGTALMGLKGSVDELKVSVRQLSDAMTQASCADDDDEVAEYALLANVLDRLNLILYIIAICVAIPCTMLIGRPRIIPS; from the exons ATGTGCATGGGCATTGGGTACCAAAATATGACACTCCCCAACCCGCTGGACTTCACCCACACCACGGTAGCACAGGTTGAAAACTCAACAACGTTCAGCAACCTCAGCACCCTCGCAGATTCCAAGTGTCACCCCCGTGTTAGAGACCTGGTGTGTGCTACCATCGTGCCCCGCTGCGAGTCCAG cCCGAATCTCAGGCAGCAGCTGCCCTGTCGGTCCTGGTGTGAAGAGGTGAAGTTCTCGTGTGAAAAACTGGACTCTTGGTCAGCCTTCCCCAGCTGCGAGATCTTTCCTCATGCCAACTGCAACAACGTCAAGACTTCAACAACTCCGGAGGGAG AGGAGTGCTTCGATGGGAATGGTGCCAATTACAGAGGAGACGAGGCcagaggtcccgtgtctggggtcGGCTGTGACCGATGGGACGATGACCCAACCTTCATAGCACCGTATCCCTGGGCAAACCTTGTGGACAACAAATGCCGCAACCCTGACGCATACAGCTTTAGCAGGCCATGGTGCTTCACTAGCTCCGAAATGGGACTTGAGTACTGTGACGTCATTCCTTGCAacg ATAAAGGGTGCAAGGATCCCGGCCACCCCACGTTTGGAAAGAGAAGACCCATTCTGAAGTTCTACTGGCCAGGTGAAACTATCACCTACACATGTGATAAAGGATTCAAGTTCAAAAAGGACTCGCCGCCTAATAAAGCACAATGTGTTATTAACGACACAACAGGAGAAGCCTACTGGGCAACAAAGAGACCATACTGTGAAG TCGACCAAactttcaagcttcaaaatgaCCTCCTGAGCACGAATGTCTACGCCATGGCGGTGGCTCCAACAGCTAGTCTGGGAATAAAGGCATATGTTGTCAACATcatcaacttg GACGAAAAGGCGGAACAGATAGTAACATCTTTCAAAGCGGAATAC ACATGGAAAGACGAACGGTTGCAGTGGGTACCCAAAGAATATGGAGATTTAGGACAGATGTTCATCGTTGATGACCAGGTCTGGAAACCAACGTTGACACTGCAAAGAAA CGCGGATACAGATTATAGCGGGGGGTTCCCAAAGACTGAGGTAAAATTGGAGAGTACCGGTGAAGTGACCTGGCCGATCACATCACTGACAACCACGACGTGTACATTGGACCCCTTCCTCTTCCCGCATGACAACATGACGTGTGCGGTGTGCTGGAAAGCCGGGGAAGATTACACAATAG aaTGTTCCAATtcaacaacacacaaagacagGGACTTCCTGACCTGCCAAAATAACGCCAAAGACATTATCAAAGGAGAGTGGCGAGGAAAAGCAACACTTTCAACCATAAACAACACGGCCTGTCTGACTATGACACTCAAACGAGACCCCACCTACCACTACTCCACAACCATCTCTCCCTGCCTCATCCTCATCATCCTCATGATTATCACCTTCATCATGCCCATCGACAAAGGCGACAGGATAGGGTTCGGAGTCACCATTCTTCTGTCCATGGTGGTGTCGTTAGTGGTCGTCACAGGATTCCTACCTGTGTCAAGTGCGCTGCCATTCATCG CTATGCTGATCATTGTCTGCATGGCTCTGATGGCGCTGTTCATGCTGTCAActcttttcatcatcatcatccacgACAAGAAGGGACCCGTCCCAAAGTGGGTGCGGACGCTCTTCCTGAAGAACATAGCAAG GGCCCTATTGATGGGAGACTTGACCAAGAAGCTGAAAAGTGAAGAGCCAAAAAGACCCTGCAGAAGTAACAAAGTAAATTACATCGAGGGACATGACAATCATTCATTAGACATGCCCATCGATGGCGCATCATCCGGGGAGGACAACCCTTCTCTGGACACAAGAAATGAGGTCGGCACTGCCCTCATGGGGTTAAAGGGAAGTGTAGATGAGTTGAAGGTTAGTGTTAGACAATTGTCCGACGCCATGACACAGGCAAGTTGTGCTGATGACGATGACGAAGTCGCAGAGTACGCTTTGTTGGCTAACGTCCTCGACAGGTTGAACCTGATCCTGTACATCATCGCCATCTGCGTGGCCATACCGTGTACGATGCTCATTGGCCGCCCACGGATCATCCCAAGTTAA